Proteins from a genomic interval of Lolium perenne isolate Kyuss_39 chromosome 1, Kyuss_2.0, whole genome shotgun sequence:
- the LOC127304900 gene encoding chitinase 2-like has protein sequence MTNGYVFREYIGAQITGVRFSDVPVNAGLSFHFILAFAIDYMASKSSSPPAPTNGVFTPFWDTANLSPAAISATKAAHPNLSVMVGLGGDSVQNTGVKVAFAPTSVDSWVANAVSSLSTMINRYGLDGVDVDYEHFGGADVDTFVECIGRLLTQLKARFPNIKTSIAPFEDVEVQKHYKALWSKYSGVIDYINFQFYGYGANTNVDYYVKFYDLQARNYPGSGAKLLASLETGNITQQLGLLSPEQGIAGAKELLRQGKLPGFFIWSADSSKASPYRFEFETKAQQIVANH, from the coding sequence ATGACTAACGGCTACGTGTTCCGCGAGTACATCGGCGCCCAGATCACGGGCGTCCGGTTCTCCGACGTGCCCGTGAACGCCGGCCTCAGCTTCCACTTCATCCTCGCCTTCGCCATCGACTACATGGCGAGCAAGTCGTCGTCCCCGCCGGCGCCGACCAACGGCGTCTTCACCCCGTTCTGGGACACGGCCAACCTCTCCCCCGCCGCCATCTCCGCCACCAAGGCGGCCCACCCGAACCTGAGCGTCATGGTCGGCCTCGGCGGCGACAGCGTGCAGAACACGGGCGTTAAGGTTGCCTTCGCGCCGACCTCCGTCGACTCCTGGGTGGCCAACGCTGTCTCCTCCCTGTCGACGATGATTAACCGGTACGGATTGGACGGCGTGGACGTGGACTACGAGCACTTCGGCGGTGCCGACGTCGACACCTTCGTGGAGTGCATCGGCCGTCTTCTCACCCAGCTCAAGGCGCGGTTCCCCAACATCAAGACCTCTATCGCGCCATTCGAGGACGTCGAGGTCCAGAAGCACTACAAGGCACTGTGGAGCAAGTACTCCGGCGTCATCGACTACATCAACTTCCAGTTCTACGGCTACGGCGCCAACACCAACGTCGACTATTACGTCAAGTTCTACGACCTGCAGGCGCGCAACTACCCCGGCTCCGGCGCCAAGCTGCTCGCCAGCTTGGAGACGGGAAACATCACCCAGCAGCTCGGGCTGCTCTCGCCGGAGCAAGGCATCGCCGGAGCCAAGGAGCTGCTGCGGCAGGGCAAGCTGCCGGGGTTCTTCATCTGGTCAGCGGATAGCTCCAAGGCGAGCCCCTACAGGTTTGAGTTCGAGACCAAGGCTCAGCAGATCGTCGCCAACCATTGA